A portion of the Pseudoxanthomonas sp. JBR18 genome contains these proteins:
- a CDS encoding ATP-binding cassette domain-containing protein, with the protein MDLLVETRDLSYRRGGSLILDRLRLQIPERSVYGFLGPNGSGKTTTLKLLLGLLRPSAGQISFDGKPLTGQNAQVAQQCGALLDARAFYPRLSGRENLDLARRLLRLRPDAINRVLETVSLHPADLRRPVATYSLGMRQRLGIARALLSQPKLLILDEPCNGLDPQGITDMRHFLRTLPNRCGTTVLLSSHLLGEIEQTATHVGVLRCGKLVLQDSLNRLRQSHGTRIELQTDRLVETRELVTAQLGWETTLEADTKGMLVSAPETTPHAACERLACVLVKAGIAIWHLAPSETALEARYNQLQSEGRGGATQ; encoded by the coding sequence ATGGACTTGCTGGTTGAAACGCGCGACCTGTCCTACCGCCGAGGAGGCAGCCTTATTCTCGATCGGCTAAGGCTCCAGATTCCCGAGCGGTCCGTGTACGGCTTCCTGGGTCCCAACGGGTCAGGCAAGACCACCACGCTCAAACTCCTTCTGGGACTGCTCCGCCCCAGTGCCGGGCAAATCAGCTTCGATGGAAAGCCGCTTACCGGGCAAAATGCCCAGGTCGCCCAACAGTGCGGCGCATTGCTTGACGCGCGTGCGTTCTATCCGCGGCTGAGCGGCCGCGAGAACCTTGATCTCGCCCGCCGCCTGCTCCGCCTCAGACCGGATGCGATCAACCGCGTCCTCGAAACCGTGTCACTGCACCCAGCGGATCTGAGGCGCCCTGTGGCCACCTATTCGCTTGGCATGCGCCAGCGCCTCGGGATCGCCAGGGCGTTGCTCAGCCAGCCCAAACTGTTGATTCTGGATGAGCCCTGCAATGGGCTGGATCCTCAGGGCATTACGGACATGCGCCATTTCCTGCGCACGCTTCCCAATAGGTGCGGCACGACCGTGCTGCTTTCCAGCCACCTGCTCGGGGAGATTGAGCAGACAGCCACGCACGTTGGCGTGCTCCGGTGCGGAAAACTCGTGCTGCAGGACAGTCTGAATCGGCTTCGGCAATCTCATGGCACCCGAATCGAGCTGCAAACCGACAGGCTCGTCGAGACGCGAGAACTCGTCACGGCACAACTCGGATGGGAAACAACACTAGAAGCCGATACGAAAGGCATGCTGGTGTCTGCCCCCGAAACGACGCCACATGCGGCGTGCGAAAGGTTGGCCTGCGTGCTGGTCAAGGCGGGCATTGCCATCTGGCACCTCGCCCCCAGCGAAACCGCGCTCGAAGCACGCTACAACCAACTTCAATCCGAAGGCCGTGGGGGAGCCACCCAATGA
- a CDS encoding helix-turn-helix transcriptional regulator, which translates to MPVVVTLDAVISAYGIRAKELARQIGISETQLSLFRSGKVKGLRFRTLARMCAVLQCQPGDLLRYHFDIADLSEQKDPDS; encoded by the coding sequence ATGCCAGTGGTGGTGACCTTGGATGCCGTGATCAGCGCATATGGGATCCGGGCCAAAGAGCTGGCCCGGCAGATCGGAATCAGCGAAACGCAGTTGTCACTCTTTCGATCTGGCAAGGTCAAAGGGTTGCGATTCCGCACGTTGGCTCGCATGTGTGCCGTACTGCAGTGTCAGCCGGGAGATCTGCTGAGATACCACTTTGATATTGCTGACCTCAGCGAGCAGAAGGATCCGGATAGTTAA
- a CDS encoding DUF2461 domain-containing protein, with amino-acid sequence MSTYFSDASFKFLKALARHNDKTWFNAHKQQYEDHVRQPFLHLLTDLQPDLAAVSDKFRSDPKTVGGSLFRIYRDARFSNDKSPYKLWQGARLYHERRKQVPAPSFYLHLQPGESFVGAGVWHPESDTLRKLRQFIFDNPATWKAAAHAPAFRRRFDFEESEMLSRPPRGFPAEFEFIEDLKHKNFVFWRALDDATMTGPKLRQTLAADLAALGPFVDYLCAALDLEF; translated from the coding sequence ATGAGTACCTATTTCTCCGACGCCAGCTTCAAGTTCCTCAAGGCCCTGGCGCGCCACAACGACAAGACCTGGTTCAACGCGCACAAGCAGCAGTACGAAGACCACGTGCGCCAGCCGTTCCTGCATCTGCTGACCGACCTGCAGCCGGACCTGGCCGCGGTCAGCGACAAGTTCCGCTCCGACCCAAAGACGGTCGGCGGCTCACTGTTCCGCATCTATCGCGATGCGCGCTTCTCCAACGACAAGTCGCCCTACAAGCTGTGGCAGGGCGCGCGCCTGTACCACGAGCGCCGCAAGCAGGTGCCTGCGCCGTCGTTCTATCTGCACCTGCAGCCGGGCGAAAGCTTCGTCGGCGCCGGCGTGTGGCATCCGGAAAGCGACACGCTGCGCAAGCTGCGCCAGTTCATCTTCGACAACCCCGCGACCTGGAAGGCCGCCGCGCATGCTCCGGCCTTCCGCAGGCGCTTCGATTTCGAGGAATCGGAGATGCTCAGCCGTCCGCCGCGCGGATTTCCGGCCGAATTCGAGTTCATCGAAGACCTCAAACACAAGAACTTCGTGTTCTGGCGGGCGCTGGATGATGCGACGATGACCGGGCCGAAGCTGCGCCAGACCCTCGCTGCGGACTTGGCTGCGCTGGGCCCGTTCGTGGACTATCTATGCGCGGCGCTGGACCTGGAATTCTGA
- the ptsP gene encoding phosphoenolpyruvate--protein phosphotransferase, which translates to MPPQSSPAPVALELIRLDARARDKADAIAQVAQLLTAGGCVADGYQASMSRREELANTFLGHGVAIPHGLGEDRHLVRRDGIAVLQLPQGVEWNPGQVTHLVVGIAAQSDTHITLLRRLTRLIQDEATLQRLFTTAEAEQIVAALSGDTASQPAAPVADLEHRFDWTIAYPNGLHARPATRWAEAARRFVARLQVRAGDQAADAKSLVALLQLGLHQGDEIVVSAEGQDAQAALAALRKAMDGLILQEKADAERAAQRRAAPVNGWTPPEAQAAVVGIGASPGLAIAPVHVLASAQTGVADRPTPLGEGGAQLHEALSRTRQQLRALEDDTQRRLGAADAAIFKAQGALLDDTDLITRACQLMVEGHGVAWSWHQAIEQTASGLAALGNPVLAGRAADLRDVGRRVLAQLDPSAAGGGLAELPEHPCILLAADLSPSDTANLDPQRVLGLATAQGGPTSHTAILSRTLGVPALVAGGADLLAVASGTEAILDGNSGRLYLSPSANDLAAARAWIDEQQQVRTREAQQRAQPAQTTDGHRIDIGANVNLPDQVPLALEQGAEGVGLMRTEFLFLERSSTPDEEEQLQTYLAMAAALDGRPLIVRALDIGGDKQVAHLELPHEENPFLGVRGARLLLRRPDLLEPQLRALYRAASQGARLSIMFPMITSVPELVALREICERLRGELDAPPVPIGIMIEVPAAAARADMLAQHADFFSIGTNDLTQYVLAIDRQNPELAAEADSLHPAVLRAIHSTVQGARAHGRWVGVCGGLAGDPFGACLLAGLGVDELSMTPNDIPAVKARLRAAARADLTALAQQALACADATQVRALDGAGA; encoded by the coding sequence GTGCCGCCACAATCCTCCCCTGCTCCGGTCGCGCTGGAGCTCATCCGCCTGGATGCCCGCGCGCGGGACAAGGCCGACGCCATCGCCCAGGTGGCCCAACTGCTCACCGCCGGCGGCTGCGTGGCCGACGGCTACCAGGCCAGCATGTCCCGCCGCGAAGAACTGGCCAACACCTTCCTGGGGCATGGCGTGGCCATCCCGCACGGCCTGGGCGAGGACCGTCATCTGGTGCGTCGCGACGGCATCGCCGTGCTGCAGCTGCCGCAGGGCGTGGAATGGAATCCGGGCCAGGTCACCCACCTGGTGGTCGGCATCGCCGCCCAGTCCGACACCCACATCACCTTGCTGCGCCGGCTCACGCGCCTGATCCAGGACGAGGCGACGCTGCAGCGCCTGTTCACCACCGCCGAGGCGGAGCAGATCGTCGCCGCGCTCTCCGGCGACACCGCCAGCCAGCCCGCCGCGCCAGTCGCCGACCTGGAACACCGCTTCGACTGGACCATTGCCTATCCCAACGGGTTGCATGCACGCCCCGCCACGCGCTGGGCCGAGGCCGCGCGCCGCTTCGTGGCCCGCCTGCAGGTGCGCGCCGGCGATCAGGCGGCCGATGCCAAGAGCCTGGTGGCGCTGCTGCAGCTGGGCCTGCACCAGGGCGATGAGATCGTGGTCTCGGCCGAGGGCCAGGACGCGCAGGCCGCCCTGGCCGCGCTGCGCAAGGCGATGGACGGGCTGATCCTGCAGGAAAAGGCCGATGCCGAACGCGCCGCCCAGCGCCGTGCCGCGCCGGTCAACGGCTGGACGCCGCCCGAGGCGCAGGCGGCGGTGGTCGGCATCGGCGCCAGCCCGGGCCTGGCGATCGCGCCGGTGCATGTGCTGGCCAGCGCACAGACCGGGGTGGCCGACCGGCCCACGCCGCTGGGCGAAGGCGGTGCCCAGCTGCATGAGGCCCTCAGCCGCACCCGCCAGCAGCTGCGGGCGCTGGAGGACGACACCCAGCGTCGCCTCGGCGCGGCGGACGCGGCGATCTTCAAGGCGCAGGGCGCGCTGCTGGACGACACTGACCTGATCACCCGCGCCTGCCAGTTGATGGTCGAAGGCCATGGCGTGGCCTGGTCCTGGCACCAGGCGATCGAACAGACCGCCTCGGGCCTGGCGGCGCTGGGCAACCCCGTGCTGGCCGGACGCGCCGCGGACCTGCGCGATGTTGGCCGGCGCGTGCTGGCCCAGCTCGATCCCAGCGCCGCCGGTGGCGGGCTGGCCGAGCTGCCCGAGCATCCCTGCATCCTGCTGGCCGCCGACCTGTCGCCCTCGGACACGGCCAACCTGGATCCGCAGCGTGTGCTCGGCCTGGCCACGGCACAGGGCGGCCCCACCTCGCACACCGCCATCCTCTCGCGCACGCTCGGCGTGCCGGCGCTGGTGGCCGGCGGCGCCGACCTGCTGGCCGTGGCATCGGGCACCGAGGCTATCCTCGACGGCAACAGCGGGCGCCTGTATCTGTCGCCTTCGGCCAACGACCTGGCCGCCGCGCGCGCCTGGATCGACGAACAACAGCAGGTGCGCACACGCGAAGCCCAGCAGCGGGCGCAGCCGGCGCAGACCACCGACGGCCATCGCATCGACATCGGCGCCAACGTCAACCTGCCCGACCAGGTGCCGCTGGCGCTGGAACAGGGCGCCGAGGGCGTGGGCCTGATGCGCACCGAGTTCCTGTTCCTGGAGCGCAGCAGTACGCCTGACGAGGAGGAACAGTTGCAGACCTACCTGGCGATGGCGGCCGCGCTGGACGGACGCCCGCTGATCGTGCGCGCGCTGGACATCGGCGGCGACAAGCAGGTGGCGCACCTGGAGCTGCCGCACGAGGAAAACCCGTTCCTGGGCGTGCGCGGCGCGCGCCTGCTGCTGCGCCGCCCGGACCTGCTCGAACCGCAGCTGCGCGCGCTGTATCGCGCCGCGAGCCAAGGCGCGCGCCTGTCGATCATGTTCCCGATGATCACCTCGGTGCCCGAACTGGTCGCCCTGCGCGAGATCTGCGAGCGGCTGCGCGGCGAGCTGGACGCCCCGCCGGTGCCGATCGGCATCATGATCGAGGTGCCCGCCGCCGCCGCCCGGGCCGACATGCTGGCCCAGCACGCCGACTTCTTCTCCATCGGCACTAACGACCTAACCCAGTACGTGCTGGCGATCGACCGCCAGAATCCGGAACTGGCCGCCGAGGCCGACAGCCTGCATCCGGCCGTGCTGCGCGCCATTCACAGCACGGTCCAAGGCGCCCGCGCGCACGGGCGCTGGGTCGGCGTGTGTGGCGGCCTGGCGGGCGATCCGTTCGGCGCCTGCCTGCTGGCCGGCCTGGGCGTGGACGAACTGTCGATGACGCCCAACGACATCCCCGCGGTCAAGGCACGCCTGCGCGCCGCGGCGCGGGCCGACCTGACGGCGCTGGCACAGCAGGCCCTGGCCTGCGCCGACGCCACCCAGGTGCGCGCCCTCGACGGAGCCGGCGCATGA
- a CDS encoding fructose-specific PTS transporter subunit EIIC — MQASIVVIAAGARSTEAVLAAEALRRAARQRGPEPAIEIRSDQGITGALQAGQCKEASAVLLVGDGDGAPARFDQAAITQVSLDAVLDDPEGVLAGWIGTTTTATSPAAQRDGKHIVAITSCPTGIAHTFMAAEGLQQAAAALGHHLRVETQGSVGAQDTLSAAEIAQADLVLIAADREVELSRFGGKRVFKSGTKPAINDGQALIRKALAEASVQAGGADQAAPSEKTKTAGPYKHLMTGVSFMLPFVTAGGLLIALAFAIGGIYAGDDAHRGTLAWSLLQIGAKGGFLLMVPALAGYIAYSIADRPGIAPGMIGGVVAANMGAGFIGGILAGFVAGYGVAWINRVLRLPRSLQGLKPVLILPVLGTLLVGLLMMYVIGTPVAHLLAWLTEWLRGMQGTSAIVLGLLLGGMMAVDMGGPVNKASYAFSTALISSQVYTPMAATMIGGMTPPLGIALATWLFRSRFTAEERGTAGAAGVLGLAFVTEGAIPYAARDPLRTIPALVLGSAVAGAISMAAGAELKVPHGGVFVLPIPNAVTHLGIYLLALVIGVVLTALALGLFKKPITAKG; from the coding sequence ATGCAAGCTTCCATCGTGGTCATCGCGGCCGGCGCGCGCAGCACCGAGGCGGTCCTCGCCGCCGAGGCCCTGCGCCGGGCGGCGCGTCAACGCGGTCCTGAACCGGCCATCGAGATCCGCAGCGACCAGGGCATCACCGGTGCCCTACAGGCCGGTCAGTGCAAGGAGGCCAGCGCCGTGCTGCTGGTCGGGGATGGCGATGGCGCGCCCGCGCGCTTCGACCAGGCCGCGATCACCCAGGTCAGCCTGGACGCGGTGCTGGACGATCCCGAGGGCGTCCTGGCCGGCTGGATCGGCACGACGACGACGGCGACCTCGCCAGCCGCCCAGCGCGACGGCAAGCACATCGTCGCCATCACCTCCTGCCCGACCGGCATCGCGCACACCTTCATGGCCGCCGAGGGTCTGCAACAGGCCGCCGCGGCGCTGGGCCACCACCTGCGCGTGGAGACCCAGGGCTCGGTCGGCGCGCAGGACACGCTCAGCGCGGCGGAGATCGCCCAGGCCGATCTGGTTCTGATCGCCGCCGACCGCGAGGTGGAGCTGTCGCGTTTCGGTGGCAAGCGGGTGTTCAAGAGCGGCACCAAGCCGGCGATCAACGATGGCCAAGCCCTGATCCGCAAGGCGCTGGCCGAGGCCAGCGTGCAGGCCGGCGGCGCCGACCAGGCCGCACCGAGCGAGAAGACCAAGACGGCCGGCCCGTACAAGCACCTGATGACCGGCGTGTCGTTCATGCTGCCCTTCGTGACCGCCGGCGGCCTGCTGATCGCCCTGGCCTTTGCCATCGGCGGCATCTACGCCGGCGACGATGCGCATCGCGGCACGCTGGCCTGGAGCCTGCTGCAGATCGGTGCCAAGGGCGGCTTCCTGCTGATGGTGCCGGCCCTGGCCGGCTACATCGCCTACTCCATCGCCGACCGGCCCGGCATCGCGCCAGGCATGATCGGCGGCGTGGTCGCGGCGAACATGGGCGCCGGCTTCATCGGCGGCATCCTGGCCGGCTTCGTGGCGGGCTACGGCGTGGCCTGGATCAACCGCGTGCTGCGCCTGCCGCGCAGCCTGCAGGGGCTCAAGCCGGTCCTGATCCTGCCCGTGCTGGGCACGCTGCTGGTCGGCCTGCTGATGATGTACGTGATCGGCACCCCGGTGGCGCACCTGCTGGCCTGGCTGACCGAGTGGCTGCGCGGCATGCAGGGCACCAGTGCGATCGTGCTCGGCCTGCTGCTGGGCGGCATGATGGCCGTGGACATGGGCGGACCGGTCAACAAGGCCTCCTACGCGTTCTCGACCGCGCTGATCTCCAGCCAGGTCTACACGCCGATGGCGGCGACCATGATCGGCGGCATGACCCCGCCGCTGGGCATCGCGCTGGCGACCTGGCTGTTCCGCAGCCGCTTCACCGCCGAGGAGCGCGGCACCGCCGGCGCGGCCGGTGTCCTCGGCCTGGCCTTCGTCACCGAAGGCGCCATCCCCTACGCTGCACGCGACCCGCTGCGCACCATCCCCGCGCTGGTGCTGGGCTCGGCCGTGGCCGGCGCGATCTCGATGGCCGCCGGCGCCGAACTCAAGGTGCCCCATGGCGGCGTGTTCGTGCTGCCGATCCCGAACGCGGTGACGCACCTGGGCATCTACCTGCTGGCCCTGGTCATTGGCGTGGTCCTCACCGCCCTGGCCCTGGGCCTGTTCAAGAAACCGATCACGGCCAAGGGCTGA
- the sbcB gene encoding exodeoxyribonuclease I, with protein MAESFFFYDLETFGQDPRRTRIAQFAAQRTDAALNPIEDPVTFYVQPADDLLPSPIATLITGITPQQALADGVRECEAMARIFEEMSRPETCTLGWNTLRFDDEFVRHGLFRNFFDPYEREWRGGNCRWDLLDVARLFHALRPEGVHWPQREDGKGTSFKLEHLALANEVRVGEAHEAMSDVRATLGIARAMRNAQPRLWDYALQLRNKRFAASLLDTVAMTPLLHVSQRYPAQRLCAAPVLPLARHPHIDSRVIVLDLEDDAGQALLDLDPGDIADRLYTPRADLPEGVRRVPLKEVHLNRCPALVPWHYLREADFARLGIDPTAIEVQATQLREHAGLVAEKVRQVFASERAHDTPDPDASIYAGFLAEGDKRKLAEVRGTPPAQLGARVFGFKDARLEELLFRYRARNWPDTLETAERARWDDYRRQRLSEGSALSEYGFLEFFSEIDGLRVAHAGDGARLALLDQLQAYGRALQAGL; from the coding sequence ATGGCTGAGAGTTTTTTCTTCTACGACCTGGAGACCTTCGGTCAGGATCCGCGCCGCACGCGCATCGCCCAGTTCGCCGCCCAGCGCACCGATGCGGCGCTGAATCCCATCGAGGACCCGGTCACCTTCTACGTGCAGCCGGCCGACGACCTGCTGCCCTCGCCGATCGCCACGCTGATCACCGGCATCACCCCGCAGCAGGCGTTGGCCGACGGGGTGCGCGAGTGCGAGGCGATGGCACGCATCTTCGAGGAAATGTCCAGGCCGGAAACCTGCACGCTGGGCTGGAACACGTTGCGCTTCGACGATGAGTTCGTGCGCCACGGTCTGTTCCGCAATTTCTTCGATCCCTACGAACGCGAGTGGCGCGGCGGCAACTGCCGCTGGGACCTGCTGGACGTGGCACGGCTGTTCCACGCCCTGCGCCCGGAGGGCGTGCACTGGCCGCAGCGCGAGGACGGCAAGGGCACCTCGTTCAAACTCGAACACCTGGCCCTGGCCAATGAGGTGCGCGTCGGCGAGGCGCACGAGGCCATGTCCGACGTGCGCGCGACGCTGGGCATCGCCCGGGCCATGCGCAACGCGCAGCCGCGACTGTGGGATTACGCCCTGCAGCTGCGCAACAAGCGCTTCGCCGCCAGCCTGCTGGACACCGTGGCGATGACGCCGCTGCTGCACGTCTCGCAGCGCTATCCCGCCCAGCGCCTGTGCGCCGCGCCGGTGCTGCCGCTGGCGCGTCATCCGCACATCGACAGCCGGGTGATCGTGCTGGACCTGGAGGATGACGCCGGCCAGGCCCTGCTGGACCTGGACCCGGGGGACATCGCCGATCGCCTCTACACGCCGCGTGCCGACCTGCCCGAAGGGGTGCGCCGGGTACCGCTCAAGGAGGTCCACCTCAACCGCTGCCCGGCCCTGGTGCCCTGGCACTACCTGCGCGAGGCCGACTTCGCGCGGCTGGGCATCGACCCGACCGCCATCGAGGTCCAGGCTACGCAGCTACGCGAACATGCCGGCCTGGTGGCAGAAAAGGTCCGCCAGGTCTTCGCCAGCGAGCGCGCGCACGACACGCCTGATCCGGATGCGTCGATCTATGCCGGCTTCTTGGCCGAGGGCGACAAACGCAAGCTGGCCGAGGTGCGCGGCACCCCGCCGGCGCAACTGGGCGCGCGCGTGTTCGGCTTCAAGGATGCGCGGCTGGAGGAACTGCTGTTCCGCTATCGCGCGCGCAACTGGCCCGACACGTTGGAGACCGCCGAACGCGCCCGCTGGGACGACTACCGGAGACAGCGCCTGTCTGAAGGCAGCGCGCTGTCCGAATATGGATTCCTTGAGTTCTTCTCCGAAATCGACGGACTGCGCGTGGCCCACGCCGGCGATGGCGCCAGGCTGGCCCTGCTCGACCAGCTGCAGGCCTACGGACGGGCGCTGCAGGCCGGGCTCTGA
- the pfkB gene encoding 1-phosphofructokinase, giving the protein MSARVLTVTLNPAIDQTVRLTTLEPGHVHRAGRSREDAGGKGINVAACLADWGVPTTALGVIGVDNEAVFRGLFELRGIADACLRVPGQTRTNVKLVERDGRTTDINLPGLCLDEGVLDAVAQRLATLLRPQMPVVLSGSLPAGLPPTAWALLLAQVQAAGARVLLDSSGPALVAALEGDTVPFAVKPNRHELEAWTGRTLADRDAVLDAGRALLARGVSLVAVSMGSDGALFLDRSGALLARPPRLADGSTVGAGDAMVAGIAAALLEPSFDLAGCARLATAFSMSRLHSGDARRLDPAQVRAWAGEVQIERVA; this is encoded by the coding sequence ATGAGCGCGCGCGTGCTGACCGTCACCCTGAATCCGGCGATCGACCAGACCGTGCGTCTGACCACGCTGGAACCCGGCCATGTACACCGCGCCGGACGCAGCCGCGAAGACGCCGGCGGCAAGGGCATCAACGTGGCCGCCTGCCTGGCCGACTGGGGTGTCCCGACAACGGCGCTCGGCGTGATCGGGGTGGACAACGAGGCCGTGTTCCGCGGTCTGTTCGAGCTGCGCGGAATCGCCGATGCCTGCCTGCGCGTGCCGGGGCAGACCCGCACCAACGTCAAACTGGTCGAACGCGACGGCCGCACCACCGACATCAACCTGCCCGGCCTGTGCCTGGATGAAGGCGTGCTCGACGCGGTCGCCCAGCGTCTGGCGACGCTGTTACGGCCGCAGATGCCGGTGGTCCTGTCCGGCAGCCTGCCCGCCGGCCTGCCGCCCACCGCCTGGGCGCTGCTGCTGGCCCAGGTCCAGGCCGCCGGTGCACGCGTGCTGCTGGACAGCAGCGGGCCCGCCCTGGTGGCCGCGCTGGAAGGCGACACGGTGCCGTTCGCGGTCAAACCCAACCGCCACGAACTGGAAGCCTGGACCGGCCGGACCTTGGCCGACCGCGACGCAGTGCTGGACGCCGGCCGCGCCCTGCTGGCGCGCGGCGTGTCGCTGGTCGCCGTCTCGATGGGCAGCGACGGCGCGCTGTTCCTCGACCGCAGCGGTGCCCTGCTCGCCCGGCCGCCGCGCCTGGCCGACGGCAGCACCGTCGGCGCGGGCGATGCGATGGTGGCCGGCATCGCCGCCGCGCTGCTGGAGCCGTCCTTCGACCTGGCCGGCTGCGCGCGGCTGGCCACGGCCTTTTCCATGAGCCGCCTGCACAGCGGCGATGCCCGCCGGCTCGACCCGGCCCAGGTCCGTGCCTGGGCCGGCGAGGTCCAGATCGAACGCGTCGCCTGA
- a CDS encoding DUF2939 domain-containing protein — MKKWIALVLVVLLALGGFVAAGPYIAIHGIQSALAEQDTDKLERYVDFPTLRTNLRAQLQDRIVRAAGAESQSSFFGSLALSLAGGAAGLGVDAMVTPTGIAAILQGRAIWKRASGDTANGDTYGPPRPAEPLEHAQGRYTSLSRFTATTQTDGGGTLTFVFDRQGVVWKLTDIRLPLASQD, encoded by the coding sequence ATGAAGAAGTGGATCGCGCTGGTGCTGGTCGTGCTGCTCGCCCTGGGCGGCTTCGTCGCGGCCGGGCCGTACATCGCCATCCATGGCATCCAGTCCGCCCTGGCCGAGCAGGACACCGACAAGCTGGAGCGCTACGTGGACTTTCCCACCCTGCGCACCAACCTGCGTGCGCAGCTGCAGGACCGCATCGTGCGCGCGGCCGGCGCTGAATCTCAATCCAGCTTCTTCGGCTCCCTAGCCCTGTCCTTGGCCGGCGGTGCCGCCGGGCTCGGCGTGGACGCGATGGTCACCCCGACCGGCATCGCCGCGATCCTGCAGGGCCGTGCGATCTGGAAGCGCGCCAGCGGCGACACCGCCAACGGCGACACCTACGGCCCACCGCGCCCGGCCGAGCCGCTCGAGCACGCCCAGGGCCGCTATACCTCGCTCTCGCGCTTCACCGCGACCACCCAGACCGACGGCGGCGGCACGCTCACCTTCGTGTTCGACCGCCAAGGCGTCGTGTGGAAGCTGACGGATATCCGGTTGCCCTTGGCGTCCCAGGATTAA
- a CDS encoding ABC transporter permease encodes MIIALQVEFAKLRRSLILLLIMVAPGMLIAFTLFNLMRQGTTWTGPQAIQGATALWAIFMLPMAATAIASQLAQIEHTNATWDYLLALPVKRTHLFLAKALTLLSIVLCMSSLLFGGLLLDVWLAPRLGADITALSLSEMLAQAALLAKVVGASLLLQMLQLWVALRFQSFVPALGMGICGTFLAVAASSAAVGVYLPWQMPINQLSVSTRADLALILGSIGGLIALLTMTLHLARRQAH; translated from the coding sequence ATGATCATTGCGCTTCAAGTCGAATTCGCCAAGCTGCGCCGTTCGCTGATCCTGCTATTAATCATGGTCGCACCCGGCATGCTGATTGCGTTCACTCTGTTCAACCTGATGCGCCAAGGCACGACCTGGACGGGTCCACAGGCCATACAGGGTGCAACTGCGCTGTGGGCAATCTTCATGCTCCCCATGGCTGCCACCGCGATTGCCAGCCAACTGGCCCAGATAGAGCACACAAACGCTACTTGGGACTATCTGCTCGCACTTCCAGTAAAACGGACACACCTGTTCCTAGCAAAAGCGCTCACACTGCTATCCATCGTGCTGTGCATGAGTTCTCTGCTATTTGGCGGCTTGCTGCTGGATGTGTGGCTCGCACCGCGGCTTGGCGCGGACATTACCGCGCTCTCGCTTTCGGAGATGTTGGCGCAGGCCGCCCTACTGGCCAAGGTGGTTGGTGCGTCTCTCTTGCTGCAGATGCTGCAGCTTTGGGTTGCGTTGCGCTTTCAGAGCTTTGTGCCTGCGCTTGGAATGGGTATTTGCGGCACCTTCCTCGCTGTGGCCGCTTCTTCAGCGGCCGTAGGCGTCTACCTGCCATGGCAAATGCCCATCAACCAGCTCTCTGTTTCAACACGTGCTGACTTGGCCCTGATCCTCGGCAGCATTGGCGGCCTGATTGCACTGCTGACCATGACGCTGCATCTTGCCCGTCGGCAAGCCCACTAA